Genomic DNA from Porites lutea chromosome 4, jaPorLute2.1, whole genome shotgun sequence:
CCCAAAAAGTTGGCTGGACAAGAAGGGTGACCCGCCTAGCCGGTCACACTTTTTAGATGGTAAACCGGTGTCATCCTCCTAGTTGGGCTAACTTTTCTACATTGTAACACTTGGCCTAGTCCAGCCTTCGTCAACTTGGTTAAGGTAAGACTTTCAAAGCAGTCAGGAGCGCTGTTTTCAGCTCTCGGCTCGGGCAAAGAGGTCAACGTTTTCCTCATAGAGTAAACGCTCACTAAAATCGATTCGACTGGGAGAGTGACCCTCTTTCCCTGGCCAACTGACAACAGATTGGTCTAACTTCGCCACTGACTTAAACTCGTGCAGTCTTTATATTTGGTGTATTCTTCTTGGTCAGCAATTTCACCTCAGCTTGATTATATTCTTTCAAAGCCATTTCTCTTCCAACATACAGACGTGATGACCCAACACGGAGTTCGTAAAAACAGCCACCTCGCGCGTCTGCATCCGAGGATTTACGACAGCATGCAAAACATTTAGACGATTTAATGTTCTTTAAGGAACCAAAAATGAAGGGATTCGAAGCACTATTTGCGTACATTAGGATGTTGCCGAAAATCAATACATCTTGAAAGTATTTACTTTCCCATCCTTGGCCAAAATCGTGCCAAATCCACGCCGCGTGGGTCGGCAGCATGCATACTAGAAAAGCGGTAACAGCCACTATGAATACTTTTGTTATCCGCATTTTTTGCAGTGTGCGTTTTTTCGTGTACTGAACTTGAGATCTATGACTATCTGCCATCATGTAATCAAGTCTGTTAAGTTCTTTTCGAATTTTCAACCCAGCGCGGATATACGAGAAAGCGATGACTGTGAGGGGTATCACATAAAACAGGGCAAAGTTTGTTAGAGTGAAGACTTTGACGTACCAGTCCTCAGGCCATCTTTCCATGCACTGCCTGCCTTCAAAGCGCAAAACGAGTGCATAAGGTATAAGTACCAGGCAAGGAACGATCCATGAAATACATATGGTCATCTTGGCCGTTCGTGGAAGAACGCGCGGACGAAGAGGTGTCATAACTACACGGTGACGTTCTAAGCTCATAGATAAGAGCGTAATGACGGAGACAGCCATTAAAACGGTTTGAAATGGATAAATGAGGTAACACAGTATCGATCCAAATGGAAAACCGCCGGAGAGACGCTCAGCAAGATCCAAGGGAATGCTAATGACACAAGTAGCCAAATCTGTAATGGCCAAATTGAGAATCATGTATTCTCCGATTCTTCGCGTTTGGCGACCAAGCAATGTTATTATAATCATACTATTTCCTACAAGGCCAACGATTGTAATTGCAACATACAGAACCAGTTGGATTATCTCGATCGCAGAGAATCCgttcatttctttttcatctGTAGAGTTTCCTATCGATTTATAAAATTCAGGCATTTTTGAAGCAACTATGGTTAGGTTTCTTCTCCTTGTTGTTGGTactttctttctgtaaaagagtACAAAAGAAAAGATCCGTAAGTCTGGTTTCGCGCTGTTTTTTTCTTGCATTAAAGTGGGTTctgttgttgtttatatttcatCCTTCCCGGACTTCGCCACTGTTTAAATTCATCGttagctttttttctttctcttttcttctgaACGAAAAAAGAACTCGCCCATTTTCCTAGGCCAAGACAAAGTTACCACCAAGAACGAGGAAGGCCAACATATTATCACGAGACCACCTATAAGCGATGcagcaaaagacaaaaaactcgaaaacataataaattctcaGCCGATCAAGCTAAAAACTTACTAAAACCGTATTATTAAACATGCcaaaaaatttgcttttcttCCCAGAAAATGTTCAAATTTGGCTTATGTAAACTGAATACGCTAAAAAGATGGCTCATATCATGCATTCAATGATGCATTCAATTTAGTTATTTCTTTACTCACAACCTCTAATTCTGAAGACCTATTTTATTACAGCCTAATGTGAGTTTGAGGCAAGAAAAATAGATGGAAATCACTCTAGTTGAAAGGTCACTCACGCAGCAGGTACCAATTGATTTTTAAGCGGCCTTGATTTGCAGAATTTGGTAGTAAACATTTTAGTTTGTAGGTCAGGTGGTCGCGTAGAGAAGCTGAAATTCAGGTTAGTGTGGTCGAGACATATTTAGTTAGATTGTAGTGCATTTTGTATGCATTTTAAACTAGACAAATTgatatatgaaaataaaaacaacatcaCTGCCAAACTTCAGCAGTCAGGTATTTGAAACCAAAAGAGCTCAATAAGACTGCAGACTTTCTTTGAGTCCCGCAGTTTAAACATATACATCAACCTGACAACGCTTGAAATTAATGAAGCTCCTAGCTatacgtttttttttatcaataagACCGTGGATGATTATCTGAACACGGTGACAAgttatttcaaaccaaaattttACCTTACATGCCCGATGACAGTGGTCCAAATTAATGCTCACTAGCTGTCTGTCACATAAATTCCCCTCTTGATATTTCGGACAACGCGAAGAGCTATTTCCAAGATAAATGAAATGAACTTTGCTCGTCGAGCGATCAATACTCAAGCTGTGTCAACTTACATATATGTAGACTGTTGTAGAATGTTTAGTGTTGAATTGTGCGCGCAGTTATTCTATAGCCAGCAAATATACAGTAAAGAACTCGTCGGTTAATCATTTTCTGTGCGGCCCTGGTGAGGGAGTAAGCACGTTAGATGTGGCCAATTTTATCAACTTAATTGGTGATTTAGATAAATATATTACCACCCAAGGAAATTCTTAGCGGTGGCTTCACCTTTGACATGATGATAAATTGATGTTTACGGATTTTCCTTTGCTGTGTCGTAGAAGTTGAATTCATTAAAGACATGgctaataaataatttaaattaataaattaagcaAAGACTGAAATTTAGATTATCTCCAGTTAAAAGAACATACTCCATGGGAGCTCTCTCTCAAACGGGTTCACTCGATAAGTGgaattctttttgtttcctttttttttcacaagacTTAAATGCCAGTTTTCATTGCATTTTTATAGTATTCACATTTTTAAGAGGAAACATTACGGTCGTTATATGTAATATTTGCATAACAGTTAAACCGAAAATGAAGTAGTTGGGATAGTTACGGATAcaacaattaattttttatgattatgaataatgattatgataaagATTATCATTGTGGTAAGATGATGTGAAAGTGATACTGAGCAAGAAGGTCGCTCTCAAATTGTTCCTATGACAAATAACAGATGAGCTTTTTTTAAAGAGCTACTTTTTGGAAAACGTCAAAACTAATTCCCCACGTAATGCCTTTGCTAATTAATATACATGGTTGGTTTGTTGACAATTTAGGACCGAATATTTCATACATGTACTAATACATAATTTATTACTGCTTTGATGTTTCATGGTTTTTAATCTTAGATAACTGCTTGAGTCCCACGTTTCGTTTTGGACAAGAGACACAATTTCAATAAATAGAGACACAGTAGAAAAAACAGGGACAGTATTTAAATGCTTCAAGGTCTAAACACATTTGATCTCTAAAGGTCTGATCGCGAGTAATTATATTTCATCACTGACTGAACTGAGTAGGCAAAAAGTGCCAAAAATAATGAGCATTTTAAAGTAAACAAGGTTGAACATGCAAAGCAGAGTTGTGAATTTATTATTCTCTTATTTCTGTAAGAAGCTATGAATTGTGAAGTATCAAATTCAAATAATTTCCCATAGTTTTATATGGAGCTTCAAGattaaaaatcaaataaaaaatggCTCCAATGTAAGTAACTGTTTCCATTTTATTTCTCACTTGGCGGCCTCCAGCAAGCTTTCTCGATTAAACCAATGGCCAGTCCCAGTCGATTTCAGTAATCCTAAGCACCTCGTTCAGTTTTTAGGCCGTACAACAACCCATTTTTAGCGACAGGTGAGTATACGATAATCACAATTGGGCACTTTCATAGAATTCTTATGTTTCAGTTGCTCAAGAGTTTGTTAATCGCGTGTAAAAGTTCATGTGAACTCGGCAAGAATGAAAAGGCGCgtcaaaaataaatgttttctCATTTCACTACTCGGCCTTAAGTATTGAGTGCATGACTTCGGATCAATTGAGCCTCGTCTGggattaaataaaaaatacaaagtatAAAAGTGAAGCAAAATGGTTAGCTTGAGAGTAAAAATAACTCCAATTTACTATGTTTCCAGTCAGGACACAGGCACATGCAAAATTATAAAGTGAGTCACAAATGAGTCCTTCCTAACAGTTAGTTCAAAGGTGTGAGTGTACATCCGTTAACTTGTTGGGTATTGGAACATCCCATGGTACCGAAACATACTGATTTCACGACCACTTTTTTTTCCGCTGAGATTGGCGTAAATAATAATTGATTTCCACTTTCTGGTGTGTATTTGATGCGATTAAATTATCGTGCAATAGAATAAATCTTAATTCCataaagagaaatttcatgGAGAAACAGTATGGTACATTATCTGTCAAAAGGGGGTACATGCAGTCATATTATTTTAATTCGTTAATGTTTATaaactctttttttatataagaatgttaaatttccggcccaggctaaaaattcttatttttctgccgattttaggctgagaatattcttgtattattcttaaattagaACTTATGCCATTTCCATTTTTAGAATATATTGGAGTATCAATTATAGTTActgcaggttttttcgttttgttggcaaTTTTTGCCCTTTAGAAAATGGAATAAgttgaaaatatataattgtATTGCATTTACAGCTTTTGAACACACAAAAATACATGATCCTTTTTCAATATCTCAGCCTGGGgcttattcttaaaataaaatttaaaatttcgcaaatttcagcctcatattcttttaaaatatattcttatagaaaaaaagagtgtatctATAGAAACGGATTTCTTTTTCTGGAACGTTTTTCCTCCTTGCAACTCTTACACCTGACTCGTTTTCGAGGTAGAACGCTTTTAATCTGATGTTTTCATGCGAATCACTGCCACAAAGAGATttcttaaataaaaaatataaatctcAATCGCAAGAATTAATTTAATAGCGGTGAATACCGCTAAAAATTATCATGAAATTGTGTCTAAATCACTAAAAACCCAAATCCAGCCTTCAATGCTTGGTTTTCaatgattaatattttttttcattagcaCTTTCCAACTCCtcagttaaaaaattttttgaaagatATATGCTACATCAGGTAATATATATACCCCGTAAtgctttttttccatttagaaTGTAAAAAAATACTTATTATGACATCTCAACGTCTCTGTTTCTTCATATTTAAAAGAGGAATATCTTTTTCATTAACAACTGCATTGTAATCTCCGCCTAGTGTGATCGGATCAGAAATTATCAAACATTCAGTGAAATCTTAAACTCCTGTCGTAAATGATAAATAATGGCACTATTCGCTTACGAAaccttaaaaataaaagttacatCTAAAAGTGTGGATGGGAGTGATAAAGTAAACTTACCTCTTTACTCTATTAATCGGAACCTCTGTTCGTCTTTGCTCTCAAGGTTAGTGGCCAAAAGTCTCTCGATGAACCCTATTTAAAGAttcagaaaaattgttttttttcttgtccccACAACTTCCTCTATTCGTGCTATAAAACCGgaaaaatacttcaaaaaaacgtaaaaataagGCACCTTTTGGCGAATCAAGGAAGCCGAGCCGAGAGGCCTTAAAATCTGTTCCGTAGTGTTAATATTTCAATATTACTAataaaaattaagtttaagCTTTGTTCTTTTTCTCATTTCAGAACTGAAAGAGACCCTTGAAAAAATGCTTCGACTGAAAAGCCAAGAAGTACAAGTATAGAACTGGGTGACCAAGCTTTTAGTAGAATTTAATGGCATAAGAAATAGGAATAACATAATTTAGTTAAACTGAATGGATCACGAAAACAATCCCTTTTTCACGACAAGCATAAAACTATGGTAACGCTTTCCTCGacttaaaaaaacatttataaaCTAAAAATTTGGGCGAGAAAGTGGTGTGATCGTGTTTTGAGCGCTTTGAAGTGAAGGGAGGAAGTTTGTTGAAGCAAAACAGTGCGTCAGCGCTTTATCGGCGAAGGTGTCGTCTGCACGTAGTTTTCAACACTAATGGAGCGCCATTGCTCAAAAAACAATCCaaaaaatatgccttaataaatgagtattatatttttttgtttttagcagtcGAATGATCTTCCATTGTTTATCTACATCGACAGGTGTCAGTTTAGTGAAGTGTGTTGACAGGTTTTCCCCCCTCACAGATGGATATGTCTTCGTCCCTCGTATAAACCGGCTGCGAAAACGGAAAGGCCTCTCCTTGTTCAAAGAGCAAGGCTTTTAAATACTTCGCAcaaatttcaaatgaaagtaCTCGCACCGGTAATATAGGCTATTGAGgtgtaaaaaaagacaaattgctaAAAGATAATCAGTTGTGATATCACATAGATTTAAAATGACGGCAAACCAGGATATAAGCGTCTGTTCGGACGTCAGAGATGAGGCTAAAAAATCAGTTAATGACACGCCTGACACCAAAGGGAAAACTTTCATTTTATGGAATACGTCAACGGGAAAAAAACATACGTACGTGCTACATTTAAACTTTCTTAAACTTGTACAAAAATAACGGGAAACGCCCAcgtttaaaaacagaaaaacaaaccaacttgTGGTGATAGAAAATCGAAGCATGGGGTGACTATTGTTCTGGAATCAATTTGTTTTAGCacataaaataaacttaaagaTTCTCTGTGCTAAAAAAGCTTTATtgggtttatttttttgtctataCACGTCATACGTTTCTAATAACATTAAATTGAGAATGCTACCATTGTCATAGTGTTGTTAGAAGCATTGAAACGTCGCGGTACACAGGAACACTAACCCGGGGGATCCACCTTTAACCTTCGAGCTCTTCTCCGGTGGGTCATAAATAGTAGGTATGGGATTGAAAATTGTATCGAGACCCTTGACTGCTAGCAAAGGCCTCACAATATACTTTGTCCAAACATATCAGACTAAGAGCTTTCGGTTCTGCTGTGGTCGAACCTATATTTTTAATcgaaaaaaaagtcagcccgGCCGATACTTCATCGAATTGAAAAATTGGAAGAACATAAGAGGTCATGTAGGGGAGAGCATGGGGTAGTGGAAAACTGTTTGATCGAAAAAATTAGTTCGTGCGATTCAACTTTGTGTAACCTTTATAAAAGCCTGGGCCACTCAGCGAGGGTTAATATAGTTTATAATAATGACACCATTCGCCTTCTTAACTTTGACCACAGCCTTAAAACACAATGTTAGTCTATGAGGAGACAACAAACACAAGAGAAAAGAACTTTCAGGTATTTAATAAAAGCTCCATAGATGTAAACAAAATAGACGCAGCAGGCATTCGTCACGACAACGAAAATGAACTTTACTTTAGacaaacaagcggctaaaaagGAAATCGAAACTGAGCAAGTCAGTAAAATGAGGCACGAGCTACGTAGAAAAAACGTTTCCGGTTCAACCGCGTCCCCAGGCCAGATCGCGCTACGCGGGTGATTGTAAGTGGCTTGGAACCGAGCGGGATGTGGACGAACCCTGACAAGCTTGACATGTGACGTCAAATCGGCGAAAAGGATCTGCAACGAGGCTGTGTACATTTTATTTGTCTCTCGTAACGCCTCACAGTAACAAAATAGGGGCAGTACCACGAAGTGCAGCTCTAAAAAAGCCCACGATTGTGGCCAACCGCTAATTGGGTGTCGGGCGCCAATCTCGCTATCAATCTCGAGAACGCGTTACCCTTGTCCAGCGGAACAGACAACAGGGGTcggtacttcatgtatggggacatatattgtaccgaCTTTACCTATTTGAAACCGGTGTCTCATTGTGTACCCAATCTGCTGGACAAGAGTAACGAGGACTCAGGGAAAGAGATTGGGATAAACCAGCAAATGCTCTTACACGCCAGATTCTAGTTCCAAACagagaaataaaataacatttcatTTATGAACTGACGTACACAGTCTTAAcgaagagaaaggaaaattactGTTATTCTTACACACATTAGCAGATTTCAACACTTATGCTTTAGTCCACGTGCACACGAATCTGGATCTTTTTTAAACCGCGTATTTTTTACACGTAGCGGCATTTcgtccacacgaaaccagtAAATCTGCTCACCGAAACCGCATCTTTTTGAAAGCGCTGTTCAGAGCGGTTTGAGGCctcgtccacacgaatccgatgggtaaaaagtattttattttttaatttattttattttattagcttcgccaACATATACATAAATACATCCACGTAATCACACAAAGTGACAAAGAAAATGTGACAGGGACTTCGCAAAATTGTGAGCCAGTTACTGCGGGcccagaaaattaaaaaaatataagaatAGTTAAAATACATAatcacaaaattaaaactagACAGGCTACGCAAGACTACGACACTTATTACATTTAAGACACAGACTTAAAAGTGCGGGGATTTTCACAGTCGTAATTACTTAAGGCGATGTTGTAATACTCTACCATTTCCTGTTTTAAATACACGGTTTTAAAACTGTCCGCATTAATATTCTTGTGGACAGAGCATTTTCTCGGTACAAAAAGAGACAGCCTCAACTCGGCATTCCAAAGTAACTGAGGGAATCATTTCTTTAAAACGAATGacacaaagaaaatatataaaaacaaTATCGGAAATAATACAAATTCAAAGGAGAGACTGGGATCTCCAAGGGCAACAAATACAATATTGACCCAGAAAATTATTCTTCGTGACATCGGTGAACTTAATTTCTTAATAAGCACATTTTCGTGCCATTTCTTTCTcgattaatttattttaacgaGTTATATATATTCTTAAATTCTGTATCAACTACAAATCGATGCAAACTAGCACTTGATATTAGCTAATAAActattacttttaaaaaataatgagcTATAGATTTATTCCTAGTTTCTTTCTGTACAGGAATTGGGTTTACGGTCAAGTCACAAGAAAGTCACCTTGCCCGAAGTTATCTCGACGAATCCAGAGTTATGTCgctcaaaattttgagttaAGTCGCCTGAAATTTCATCATGCTCAAAAACATCCTAACATCTTTATCGCGCTTTTTTCGTCTCATCAAATcttaaagaacgagaaatattacTCATTTATCGCGCTTGTTTGTTCCCCTCATTGCTTCAAGAACGAGATGTTGTGTACACTCTTTGTTAAAATTTCGAACAACATGACTCGGCATTTCGGGCGACTGGGCGACAAAACTTCGGGCGAGATGACATTCGGGGCAACTTGACCTGTTACCGAGgaattgtttctttttcctcttctcctATCATATCAGAGCCAGTCTGAAATATTACTTTTTACACGGCAGTCTCGTAATCTTCAGCTGCGATAATCTGTAGGTGCTCTTGAgctaaaatacaaaaagaaaatggtaagaGCCACTTCAGGAGAAGAGATGTAAAGTTTAGTCTCCTACGGTGATAGCTCAAGAGATTTGATGTTGTTATAATGTTTTGCTTGTTAGGAGCTCTAAAATTAAAATTGGCGAAGTATTTTTTTCGGTAAACTATTACGCCACGTAATAAGGCAAAGATGACTCTCGAACTCTGCTGAGTGCTTCCCGGTATAGAAGGAAGAAATAAATATATCTCAGTTGTTGGTACAGTCAGATTTTTATTACCTGTTTTCCGCTTGAGAGACCACCCTTTCTTTCATTTCACCTTTTCCGATGGTCGTACAAAAGTGGCGGGTGCCATGGATACGATGATCTACGGGTGTATTGCTTTAAACTTGATTTAAATTAACCTGATGATTTTGTTTCAGCTCTTAAACAATATTTCTTAAATTACGTACTTTCAAGGTACTTAGCAAGTTCCTTATCTTGAGCTTTCAAAGCTTGAATTCTTGGCGTGTTGCCCTTTTGGGGAAAAACAAAGCAGCAAAAGAATATTAGAATGAATGTTAAACGGAAAAACCGTTtataggcaaaaaaaaaataaacccagTCAAGCCTTTTAGCAAAGAAAATCTTTAAGTTTACTTTCTGtgctaaaaaacaaattgattCCATGCTTCGATCTTCTATCACCACaggtttgtttgcttttctgtttttaaacGTGGGCGTTTCCCGTTCTGTTGTACAAGTTTAACAAAGTTTAAATGTAGCACGTACGTATGTTTATTTCCCGTTGACGTATTCCGTAAAATGAAAGTTTTCCCTTTGGTGTGAGGCCTTTCATTAGTTTTTTAGCCTCATCTGTGACGTCCGAACAGACGCTTATTTCCTGGTTTGCCGTCATTTTAAATCTATGTGATATCACAACTGATCATCTTTtagcaatttgtctttttttacacCTCAAAAGCCTACATAACCGATCCGAGTACTTTCATTTGAAATTAGTGCGACCTTTTTTGGAACACGTAAACACAACGATGAATTTCCGTTCCTTCATCTAGACTTGTGTTCCGACAAAAAGATTTCAATTCCAGAGAAATCCACCTACATTTGACATCTTAAGCGAGTTGGGATAATCGCAATGACAACGTCTTTTTCATTGGTGACGTTCTTGCGGCCGTCGCCGTCCACTTTGCTAGAGCTCCGTAATAGATATACAAGACGTTGAATTATAAGAAACAGAACGACCTCGTTTACTAAGTCATGTCTGTTATTAGCTTACATCATAATCTGTCCTCGTGAGGGACGCTCCTGCTTGAACTAACAGCGAGCATATTGTGCGTCGCTCGTACAGCGCGGCTTTATGAAGAGCCGTTTGACCTCTGCAACgaagagacaaaacaagaacGGTGAGGATCATAAACTTCAGTAAGATAACTGCTCCAAATCTTCATAATATTATACTAAACAACGAATGATTATTCTTTACTTATATACTGCGGTTATCGttgagggtgggggggggggggggggaggaagtTCTCCCTTACCCCCAAAATTAAACTCATCAGACTGGCCGCACTGTCATGAGTTGCATCATCAACTTTAGCATATTTACCTTTCTTCATCTACAAGATCCAATACACATCGGGGAACTGAATAAGGAAGAAACAACAGATGATCAGAAACGCTCGATGAATACTATGCAGTACTGGGACGTGCAGTGAGAAAAGACTGTGATTGACCAGGAAGTCGAATTTATGGAAAATCCTTTTATAGCAATGACCTCCCTCAAGCAGGGCTCTGTGCCTGCGAGAATGAGCATTCCCACCAAATGTATGTTTTGCTTTCAGAAATGCTGGTTTAGGAAATCTGGTCGTGCTATCTAAATCGTCCGACTTACGATGCTTATGATATGCTGGCGTTCCTGCGTCATCGGGAAACAAGCAGCAGTCTGGTGTATGGTACACGCTGCTAATATTTTCCATTAAGCTCAATCACTCTTCCCTTTAACGATGGACGCTTACGTTTAGATCTGGTGCTAAGTTTTATACAACTAGCGCCTAGTAACATGCAGACAATTGAATGGAAGagcgtggccgagcggttaggGAGCTGGACATGTAATCTGGTGTAGAAGgcacaagtgtaataacttcacccaagtgtaataaaggtctcatctgtaataaaatttggacCCAAGCGTAATAAAGGACCAAACATATATCGTCTAACTGGTAATATGCCAACAACAAATTATGACCAGCAAGAGGTAAAAAGTGTAAAGTCACATGACAACACGGAGACCGACCTGccatttaattttaaataaatgtcaaatttcacaagaattgcaaaaaacacaggtaaaattctgaaaatttcatgtgtaagatgtcatttagtgagatttgacatttattttctcgggctctaataagaaattttctttggtggtATTATTACAGATCACtaattacagtcgactctctcttaacggacacctcaaTAAGACGAACACCTCTGTAAAActgacacttagagttggtccctgcctttctctactccttttatttgactctccataagacggacacttagtgccgctcccaaaggtgtccgtcttagagagagttgactgtacatctatagcccttgaaaaaagtaaaaaagaatgcgatttCGTTTAAACTATTCTGGTACaaggaaaattaaaactactcaatttcctgatggagtCCGTCTTAATTTTATTGTATGGATTTTCATCATACCATTGGAGATGATGTATCTGACCACTTCCTTGTGGCCATGTCGTGCGGCATAGTGTAGAGGTCTCCATCCCCTGTGATCACCAGCTGACAAACTCGTACCACTTCGATGTAGCTCCATTACCTAATAAAATGATTCCACAATGTTTCAATGAAAAGATGCAACGGTCGAAACAAAGATGATTAGAAGTTTCTCAGCTGGCTTGGCCAACCTTCAGGTAAAATGATGAAACTTTATATTGGTCTGTAACATGTAAAAACGTCAGTATGATACGTATTTCTTTCCTATGCATGCAGGTATCACTTGAAATGTCACGAAACGAATGACAGAAAACGTACGCAAATTACTTAAATACAATATTACAAGACAATGTTTACAAGTTGTTCGTCTTCTACACAGCCTGGAAATGGAAAGGACTTTTCCAATAACACGCCTATTGCCGAGAAATATTTCCACCAAAGATGATCTCACCTTATCTAAGTCGCCATTCTTGGAAGCTTCAATCATGCCTTTACAAAGAACAAAGAACAATACCGAGCATTACTATTCCAGCGACCTTGAAGGACAAACCTTCAACTATATAACCGTACCTTCTACGAGGATTTTTAGAAGTGGGAGAAATAACTGACAACCTGAGTCTTTTAtcaatttgaagaaatttcgaAAACAGTATTTTTCTTCCTAGTTTCCAACATTGAACAAGAATTAAAATCGTCAAAATACATTTAAGAACTCTACTCACTTTGTTCATTCCGCTTTACTATTTCGTTCTTAACCCTGCAGGAAAAACCAGAGATACTTTAGGAGATAGTTGAAAACTTTGCACTGCAACTCTTCCTTGAagtaaaataattcttttgcGATACCTCCCACGCCTGCAGGATTCATCGTTATGACAACCACCTACACTACTACTGATCGGCGACAAGAAATGGGAAGTATTGTACTTCGCACAGAATTAGTGGTAAAGCTTGCAAGGGAAATCAACGGGGGCTATCAGTATAATAACCACATAACGAACAAAACGATGAGCAGAACCAAAAATTAACGAATGGAATCACTCAGTAATTGAATTactgtttttcaaaaaatatagcACTTGCTTCAGTTTGCTCGGTAACTTGTGATATATAATAATATCTCTTACTGATTTGATCGAAACACCCTACAAAAGGTAAACGTTTTACTCACCAAATGGTGTCCGCTTCATCGACGTCGGGGAAGGGCAATTTGAACTCTTTCCTA
This window encodes:
- the LOC140934022 gene encoding neuropeptide Y receptor type 2-like — encoded protein: MPEFYKSIGNSTDEKEMNGFSAIEIIQLVLYVAITIVGLVGNSMIIITLLGRQTRRIGEYMILNLAITDLATCVISIPLDLAERLSGGFPFGSILCYLIYPFQTVLMAVSVITLLSMSLERHRVVMTPLRPRVLPRTAKMTICISWIVPCLVLIPYALVLRFEGRQCMERWPEDWYVKVFTLTNFALFYVIPLTVIAFSYIRAGLKIRKELNRLDYMMADSHRSQVQYTKKRTLQKMRITKVFIVAVTAFLVCMLPTHAAWIWHDFGQGWESKYFQDVLIFGNILMYANSASNPFIFGSLKNIKSSKCFACCRKSSDADARGGCFYELRVGSSRLYVGREMALKEYNQAEVKLLTKKNTPNIKTARV